In Endomicrobiales bacterium, the following are encoded in one genomic region:
- the nth gene encoding endonuclease III, with the protein MTNKKVAKILTLLKKEYPNAKTALNFSNPVEMLVATILSAQCTDKRVNIVTEKLFKKYKTINDYAKASQSEFEQDVRSTGFYRNKAKNIIATAKIIVKDFGGKVPSTMFDLLKLPGVARKTANVVLGNSFGIYEGIVVDTHVIRISNRLGFIKSDNVLKIESKLIELIPKKDWFLFSHFMQAHGRAVCKARRPNHIKCVLKNVCPSANL; encoded by the coding sequence ATGACAAACAAGAAAGTAGCAAAGATTCTCACCCTTTTAAAAAAAGAATATCCAAACGCTAAAACAGCGCTTAATTTTTCAAACCCCGTAGAAATGCTTGTTGCAACAATCCTTTCCGCCCAATGCACCGATAAAAGGGTGAACATAGTAACCGAAAAACTTTTCAAAAAATACAAAACAATAAATGATTATGCCAAGGCCAGTCAAAGTGAGTTTGAGCAAGATGTAAGATCTACTGGTTTTTATAGAAATAAGGCAAAGAACATTATTGCAACTGCAAAGATAATAGTTAAAGATTTTGGCGGTAAAGTTCCAAGTACAATGTTTGATTTATTAAAACTGCCCGGTGTTGCAAGAAAAACCGCAAATGTAGTGCTTGGCAACAGCTTTGGCATTTATGAAGGTATAGTTGTGGATACTCATGTAATTAGAATTTCAAATCGGTTAGGTTTTATAAAAAGTGATAATGTATTGAAAATTGAAAGTAAATTGATAGAATTAATACCTAAAAAAGATTGGTTTTTGTTCTCCCATTTTATGCAGGCACATGGAAGGGCGGTTTGCAAGGCAAGAAGGCCTAATCATATTAAATGTGTGTTAAAAAATGTATGCCCATCTGCAAACTTATAA
- a CDS encoding DUF3131 domain-containing protein has translation MAFLRKRTLLCSQILANIFRYFVFALLIFTVAFVAPTASFANAKNTTKKEGKQPAQKVEFLNEKTCPSLLDEDAKGDEPVDADTARLLRYTVPGVKNLPANLPERELLEEIAYDTWAYFRDVVDKETGLPLDNIMVFPSKTKANCYTSVTNIGLYIMCVVSAFDLGFIDRFEAVRRVTRVIESLEKVDKWEGHPYNYYKTITLQTDKPYVSTVDNGWLAAGIIVAKEAFQSELGERCEVLLKQMDFNKLYDRIESQFYVGYDGEKEKYSPYHYGLLCCESRVASYIAIGKGDVPRKHWFKLYRTLPSEWKWQARTPVGFERTYFGTRFFQGYYQIENVKFVPSWGGSMFEYLMPTLVLREQEVAKKGLGLNNEIAVRAQIAYAEKQKYPVWGISPCSTPENIWGYFEYGVEELGSSGYQDKGVITPHASFLALAVLPEQAIKNIRNLLINYPEIYGKYGFYDAVNVNTFKISKKYLCLDQAMTLIALNNYLNNGAIRYLFNHDTQMKAQEDMLSIEDFFEEN, from the coding sequence GTGGCTTTCCTGCGCAAGAGAACTTTACTTTGTTCGCAAATACTTGCAAATATCTTTAGATATTTTGTTTTTGCATTGCTTATTTTTACTGTTGCGTTTGTTGCACCAACTGCTTCTTTTGCAAACGCAAAAAATACAACTAAAAAAGAAGGAAAACAGCCCGCTCAAAAAGTAGAATTTTTAAATGAAAAAACCTGTCCATCACTTCTTGATGAAGATGCTAAGGGTGATGAGCCAGTAGATGCCGATACAGCCCGCCTTTTACGCTACACAGTTCCCGGAGTAAAAAACCTTCCTGCAAACTTGCCAGAGCGCGAATTACTTGAAGAAATTGCATACGATACCTGGGCATATTTTCGTGATGTTGTAGATAAAGAAACTGGCCTTCCATTAGACAACATAATGGTTTTCCCAAGTAAAACAAAGGCAAATTGTTACACATCGGTAACAAACATTGGTCTTTACATAATGTGCGTTGTTTCAGCTTTTGACCTTGGTTTTATAGATCGTTTTGAGGCTGTGCGCCGGGTAACTCGCGTTATAGAAAGTTTAGAAAAAGTTGATAAGTGGGAAGGCCACCCTTACAACTATTATAAAACCATAACCTTACAAACCGATAAACCCTATGTGTCAACTGTGGATAATGGCTGGCTTGCCGCAGGTATAATTGTGGCAAAAGAGGCATTTCAAAGTGAGCTGGGTGAACGGTGTGAGGTGTTGCTTAAGCAAATGGATTTTAATAAGCTATACGACAGAATTGAAAGCCAGTTTTATGTAGGATACGACGGAGAAAAAGAAAAGTACTCGCCTTACCACTACGGTTTGCTTTGTTGCGAGTCAAGGGTGGCCTCATATATTGCTATTGGCAAGGGAGATGTGCCAAGAAAACACTGGTTTAAACTTTATCGCACATTGCCCTCAGAGTGGAAGTGGCAGGCGCGCACACCGGTTGGGTTTGAAAGAACATATTTTGGCACCCGTTTTTTTCAGGGGTATTATCAAATTGAAAATGTAAAGTTCGTTCCAAGCTGGGGTGGCAGTATGTTTGAGTACCTTATGCCCACACTTGTTTTGCGTGAACAAGAAGTTGCAAAAAAAGGTCTTGGTTTAAATAACGAAATTGCAGTTCGCGCGCAAATTGCTTATGCCGAAAAACAAAAATATCCTGTTTGGGGTATATCGCCTTGCAGTACACCGGAAAATATATGGGGCTATTTTGAATACGGAGTTGAAGAGCTTGGGTCAAGCGGATATCAAGATAAAGGTGTAATAACGCCGCACGCAAGCTTCCTTGCTTTGGCCGTACTTCCAGAACAGGCAATAAAAAATATTCGTAACTTGTTAATTAATTATCCTGAAATTTATGGCAAATATGGTTTTTACGACGCTGTTAATGTAAACACATTCAAAATTTCCAAAAAATATCTTTGTTTAGACCAAGCAATGACACTTATTGCCTTAAACAACTATTTAAACAATGGTGCCATTCGTTACTTGTTTAATCACGACACGCAAATGAAAGCTCAAGAAGATATGCTTTCAATAGAAGATTTTTTTGAGGAAAATTAA
- a CDS encoding ferredoxin: protein MKAKVNAKACIGCALCVSLCPDIFQMDGVLAVAKEVELLDAVLKSAKQAVNDCPVSAIEIK, encoded by the coding sequence ATGAAAGCAAAAGTTAATGCGAAAGCCTGTATTGGGTGTGCTTTATGTGTATCGCTGTGCCCTGATATTTTCCAGATGGACGGTGTTTTGGCCGTTGCAAAAGAGGTAGAGTTGTTAGACGCTGTTCTAAAATCTGCCAAGCAGGCGGTAAACGATTGTCCGGTAAGTGCCATTGAGATAAAATGA